From one Leptospira kanakyensis genomic stretch:
- a CDS encoding zeta toxin family protein gives MNADEIEKKLKNDHFLVINPYKIEIATEEIQNFFRLSKFSPKKSEILDLWKHFSVTDNKLCIDENLEINSYIAADLAEFLRQKLLEANISFSFETVMSDMRKLDFLKKAKDAGYVIYLYFFCTVDPEINKNRVEIRVKEKGHNVPPEKIEERYYRSLENLKEAIRISNRAYLFDTSSDDFESLLFAGVTNGVEVEKFTQNKLPAWFIKSVVDKQ, from the coding sequence GTGAATGCAGATGAGATCGAAAAGAAATTAAAAAATGATCATTTTTTAGTTATCAATCCTTATAAGATAGAAATTGCAACAGAGGAAATACAAAACTTCTTTCGCCTTTCCAAGTTTTCTCCCAAGAAAAGTGAAATTTTGGATCTTTGGAAACACTTTTCAGTCACGGATAACAAGCTATGTATTGATGAAAACTTAGAAATAAATTCCTACATAGCTGCAGATTTGGCAGAATTTCTGAGACAAAAATTGCTCGAAGCAAACATCTCCTTTTCATTTGAGACTGTTATGAGTGATATGAGGAAACTCGATTTTTTGAAAAAAGCAAAGGACGCTGGGTATGTAATTTATCTTTATTTTTTTTGCACTGTCGATCCAGAGATCAATAAGAACAGAGTTGAAATCAGAGTAAAAGAAAAAGGGCATAACGTTCCTCCGGAAAAGATAGAAGAACGCTATTATCGTAGTTTAGAAAATTTAAAAGAAGCAATCCGTATATCCAATCGGGCTTATCTTTTTGATACGTCCAGTGATGACTTTGAATCGTTACTATTCGCAGGTGTTACGAATGGGGTCGAAGTAGAAAAATTTACACAAAACAAGCTTCCTGCCTGGTTTATTAAATCTGTTGTAGATAAACAATAA